Proteins from one Romboutsia sp. CE17 genomic window:
- a CDS encoding YfhO family protein: MDKTKSYIMKNKYLILSFIIPIITVLIGYKVIGIYPFGDKSILISDLNGQYVDYYSALYDILRSGDYTELLYSWNMGMGSNFIGLIAYYLSSPFTFLILLFPKENIIDSLLIITLIKIGMGGLTFSIFIKYLYKESNIFTVIFSSMYALMGFNLVYSFDIMWLDATLMLPLVIIGIEEIVKKDNWVVFFAAILITFISNFYMSYMVGIFSFIYFIGVYFSNYTFKKDIPLFIKKFALFMKATLLAIGSCAILLIPTFFALKNGGIDTVSTTSIFDLKDIISKSVRLMSKFFVGAYDSLTTTRGTANIYSGIIIFLLVPVFFVSKEISKKEKISNALIITFLLISFVEPYTNLMWHAFDKPTGFPCRYSFLLSFLLLSISFRSLMILIKNKNININKISIFAIVFILTQSIIVLSLRYYKYPNWSYISDISIVLSLVFIVIYSLLLNKYSRININRGMSILAVFMVIEMICSTSMILSGLDKELKYKNKDGYEAINKFGENIQLIHQQDKSFYRIESDNIRTLNDSLNLNYNGIRHFSSMANKDLHRFLNQFGFANSSFDLAISYYGSTPISDSLLGVKYIVSNDEKPQNYKKILSGKENENIYLNKEALPLLYTVNKNILSLGSDYKNPFDMQNDMLNLMAGNNLDSLDYKRYFKKVNIDNIELKNLKKIKKKNSTLYRKINKKDNAYIEFNARNIDGEHMYLLIPPIRRTSMDILLDNKYVDSYGGYYSNTILDLKLNDKEQVNVKLLLNRNSIDIEDIYIYSFDYNTFNKSINKIKNNKVSNLVVKNTEVSGTIYSEKDDILFTSIPFDPGWKAYIDGKEVDIDPIDNAFISIKLDEGTHDVRFEFIPKGLILGVYISIFTWSLLVIMYILSRKRNKHNTNIEEFNNLTKKMIS, translated from the coding sequence ATGGATAAAACTAAAAGTTATATAATGAAAAATAAGTATCTCATACTTTCATTTATAATTCCGATAATAACAGTATTAATAGGATATAAAGTAATAGGAATATATCCATTTGGAGATAAATCTATATTAATTTCAGACCTAAATGGTCAATATGTAGATTATTATTCTGCACTGTACGACATACTCAGAAGTGGTGACTATACAGAGTTATTATATTCTTGGAATATGGGGATGGGGTCTAACTTCATAGGTCTAATTGCGTATTATTTATCTAGTCCATTTACATTTTTAATATTGTTATTTCCTAAGGAAAATATAATAGATTCATTATTAATAATAACATTAATAAAGATAGGTATGGGTGGTCTTACATTTTCCATATTTATTAAGTATTTGTATAAAGAGTCAAACATATTTACAGTTATATTCTCAAGTATGTACGCTCTTATGGGGTTCAATCTAGTATACTCATTTGATATTATGTGGCTCGATGCAACCCTTATGTTGCCTTTAGTTATAATAGGCATAGAAGAAATTGTTAAAAAAGATAATTGGGTAGTGTTTTTTGCAGCGATACTTATAACATTTATATCTAATTTTTATATGTCATATATGGTTGGAATTTTCTCATTTATATATTTTATAGGAGTATATTTTTCTAATTATACATTTAAGAAAGATATTCCATTATTTATAAAGAAATTTGCCTTATTTATGAAAGCTACTCTTTTAGCTATTGGTAGTTGTGCAATATTACTTATACCAACCTTCTTTGCTCTTAAAAATGGAGGTATAGATACTGTTAGTACTACAAGTATATTTGACCTAAAAGATATAATATCAAAATCTGTACGACTTATGAGTAAGTTTTTTGTAGGAGCATATGATAGCTTAACCACAACTAGAGGAACTGCAAATATATATAGTGGGATAATAATTTTTCTATTAGTTCCAGTATTTTTTGTAAGTAAAGAAATAAGCAAAAAAGAAAAAATTTCAAATGCATTAATTATTACATTTTTACTTATAAGTTTTGTTGAACCATATACTAATTTAATGTGGCATGCATTTGACAAACCAACTGGATTCCCATGTAGGTATTCATTCTTACTTTCATTTTTATTATTATCAATTTCATTTAGAAGCTTGATGATTCTAATAAAAAATAAAAATATTAATATTAATAAGATAAGTATATTTGCAATTGTATTTATATTGACTCAGTCAATCATAGTTTTATCACTTAGATATTATAAATATCCAAACTGGAGTTATATAAGTGATATATCTATAGTTTTAAGTTTAGTGTTTATAGTTATATACTCTCTTTTATTAAATAAATATAGTAGAATTAATATTAATAGAGGTATGTCTATATTAGCTGTATTTATGGTAATTGAAATGATATGTAGTACATCTATGATTTTAAGTGGTCTAGATAAAGAATTAAAATATAAAAATAAAGACGGATACGAAGCTATTAACAAATTTGGTGAAAATATACAATTAATTCACCAACAAGATAAAAGTTTTTATAGAATTGAAAGCGATAATATAAGAACTTTAAATGATTCTTTAAATTTAAATTATAATGGAATTAGGCATTTTAGTTCTATGGCAAACAAAGATCTACATAGATTTTTAAATCAATTTGGATTTGCTAATTCCTCTTTTGATCTTGCTATTAGCTATTATGGCTCAACTCCAATTTCAGACTCATTATTAGGTGTAAAGTATATAGTATCTAATGATGAAAAGCCTCAAAACTATAAGAAAATCTTAAGTGGAAAAGAAAATGAAAATATTTACTTAAATAAAGAGGCTCTACCTTTATTATATACTGTAAATAAAAATATCTTAAGTTTAGGCAGTGATTATAAAAATCCATTTGATATGCAAAATGATATGTTAAATCTTATGGCTGGAAATAATTTAGATAGTTTAGATTATAAGAGATATTTTAAAAAAGTTAATATTGATAATATAGAACTTAAGAATTTAAAAAAAATTAAGAAAAAGAATTCTACTCTATATAGAAAAATAAATAAAAAAGATAATGCATATATTGAATTTAACGCTAGAAATATTGATGGTGAACATATGTATTTATTAATACCGCCAATTAGAAGAACAAGTATGGATATATTATTAGATAATAAATACGTTGATTCTTACGGTGGATATTATAGTAATACTATTTTAGATCTCAAATTAAATGATAAAGAACAAGTTAACGTTAAGTTACTTCTTAATAGAAATAGTATAGATATAGAAGATATATATATTTATAGCTTTGATTATAATACATTTAATAAAAGTATAAATAAGATAAAAAATAATAAAGTAAGTAATTTAGTTGTAAAAAATACAGAAGTAAGTGGAACCATCTATTCTGAAAAAGACGATATTTTATTTACAAGTATACCTTTTGATCCAGGTTGGAAAGCCTATATTGATGGCAAAGAAGTAGATATCGATCCTATAGATAATGCATTTATAAGTATCAAGTTGGATGAAGGTACACACGATGTAAGATTTGAATTTATACCTAAAGGACTTATATTAGGTGTATATATTTCTATATTTACTTGGTCATTATTAGTAATTATGTATATACTTTCTAGAAAAAGAAATAAGCACAATACTAATATTGAAGAATTCAATAACTTAACTAAGAAGATGATAAGTTAG
- a CDS encoding M20 family metallopeptidase, with amino-acid sequence MKELLFNEGQKIKDRLSEISEYIYNNPELGNQEFKAVEALTSFLEEHNFTVEREFLNIKTAFRATYDSKKEGATIGYLCEYDALPEIGHGCGHNMIGPMSAGAGVILSKILDEVGGRIIVYGTPAEETDGAKVIFAENGVFDELDCAMMVHPSSETIRSGDTIALYPLQFTYKGKTAHAAASPHEGINALNSVIQLFNGIDALRQHVTPDVRMHGIITNGGAAANIVPDEAVAQFYFRAATKETLEDVLEKVKKIAEGAALMTGATLSMERYELPYDNLVTNENLSEAFNENLRALGITEIKDKESAGSSDIGNVSHITPTIHPYIGISDCHVAGHSRELAEATVTSLGHERLLVAALALAYTGYDVLTNKVNLQ; translated from the coding sequence ATGAAAGAATTATTATTTAATGAAGGACAAAAAATAAAAGATAGATTATCAGAAATAAGTGAATATATATATAACAATCCAGAATTAGGAAATCAAGAGTTTAAAGCAGTAGAAGCATTAACTTCATTTTTAGAAGAGCATAATTTTACTGTAGAAAGAGAATTTTTAAATATAAAAACAGCATTTAGAGCAACTTATGATAGTAAAAAAGAAGGTGCAACAATAGGATATTTATGCGAATATGATGCATTGCCAGAAATAGGTCATGGATGTGGTCATAATATGATTGGTCCAATGTCGGCTGGTGCAGGTGTAATTTTAAGTAAAATATTAGATGAAGTTGGAGGCCGTATCATAGTATACGGAACTCCTGCCGAAGAAACAGATGGAGCAAAAGTTATATTTGCTGAAAATGGAGTATTTGATGAATTAGATTGTGCTATGATGGTACATCCATCAAGTGAAACAATTAGAAGTGGAGATACTATAGCGCTATATCCATTACAATTTACATATAAAGGAAAAACAGCTCATGCAGCAGCTAGCCCTCATGAAGGAATAAATGCTTTAAATAGTGTTATTCAATTATTTAATGGAATAGATGCCTTACGTCAACATGTTACACCAGATGTTAGAATGCACGGAATAATAACTAATGGTGGAGCAGCTGCAAATATAGTTCCAGATGAGGCTGTTGCTCAATTTTACTTTAGAGCAGCAACAAAAGAAACATTAGAAGATGTATTAGAAAAAGTAAAGAAAATAGCAGAAGGTGCGGCTCTAATGACAGGTGCAACTCTTAGTATGGAAAGATATGAGTTACCTTATGATAATTTAGTTACGAATGAAAATTTATCAGAAGCATTTAATGAAAACTTAAGAGCTCTTGGAATAACAGAAATTAAGGACAAAGAATCAGCAGGTTCAAGTGATATAGGAAATGTAAGCCATATAACACCAACGATACATCCATATATAGGAATTTCAGATTGTCATGTAGCTGGACATAGTAGAGAGTTAGCTGAGGCTACAGTAACTTCACTTGGTCATGAGAGATTATTAGTTGCAGCTCTAGCATTAGCATATACAGGATATGATGTCTTAACTAATAAGGTAAATTTACAATAA
- a CDS encoding TrkA C-terminal domain-containing protein, whose amino-acid sequence MAKKISTPAYLKISIDIAYRIVNGDFLEGEKLSGRSTLVSIYNVSPETIRRSIALLRDMDVVEVEEKSGIRIRSRANASKFLEKFKTKNEFTSLKEEIYGLIYEKKKLEKNLETKIENLIEFATQLRNVGIIRHHESIVQPNSLIIGKNLGELNFWHNTGATIIGVKRGDELFVSPGPYFNINEYDIIVYVGENDVLSKVKNYITSLD is encoded by the coding sequence TTGGCAAAAAAAATATCTACTCCAGCCTATTTAAAGATATCTATTGATATTGCTTATAGAATAGTGAATGGTGATTTTTTAGAAGGAGAAAAGCTCTCTGGTCGTTCTACTTTAGTAAGCATATACAATGTTTCACCTGAGACAATTCGTAGATCAATTGCTTTATTGAGGGACATGGATGTTGTTGAGGTAGAAGAAAAAAGTGGTATTAGAATACGTAGTAGAGCTAATGCTTCAAAGTTTCTAGAAAAATTTAAAACTAAAAATGAATTTACATCTTTAAAAGAAGAAATTTATGGCCTAATTTATGAAAAGAAAAAACTTGAGAAAAATTTAGAAACTAAAATTGAAAACTTGATTGAGTTTGCAACACAACTTAGAAATGTTGGTATCATTAGGCATCACGAGAGCATAGTTCAGCCTAATAGCTTAATAATCGGTAAGAATTTAGGAGAACTTAATTTTTGGCACAATACTGGTGCTACAATAATTGGCGTAAAAAGGGGCGATGAGTTATTTGTTTCACCTGGTCCATATTTTAATATAAATGAATATGATATAATAGTTTATGTAGGTGAAAACGACGTTCTAAGCAAAGTTAAAAATTATATAACTTCATTAGATTAA
- a CDS encoding YfcC family protein, producing the protein MNLEQSNKGVSKKKFSEGFKVPHTLVIISAIILLVAVATYIVPGGAYEKIVNADGKTLVVDGSFKYVASKPQGVFDVLQAPIQGIIGGAEIIAFLFIVGGAFNIITKTKAIDFGIVRIVNVFRGKEILIIPIIFFMFSLGGGIFGMSEESIPFIAMMVPLTLVLGYDSIVAVAITYLACNIGFTAAMLNPFNVGIAQSIAEIPMYSGIEYRTIVWLVSTIIAVAFVMIYASKIKKNQKLSPVYESDQKKRQSLSNFESEDDNFLLSHKIILFLIAACMGIIIWGVLAKGFWIPQIAAVFLATGFLAGIVGKLSPDEMADAFILGAKDMMGAAIMLGFARGIVILAENASIIDTILFNLSQILGSIPGILAAYLMLPIQMFINFFISSGSGQAALTMPILAPLGDLIGISRQLTVLIFQFGDGFSNAMFPTSGILIACLGIAGIPYTKWFKWILPLQGILFVLGIVFITIAKVIGWN; encoded by the coding sequence ATGAATTTAGAACAGTCAAACAAAGGAGTATCTAAGAAAAAATTTAGTGAAGGGTTTAAGGTACCACATACCCTAGTAATCATAAGTGCAATAATACTACTTGTTGCAGTGGCTACATATATAGTACCAGGTGGTGCTTATGAAAAAATAGTAAATGCTGATGGAAAGACATTAGTTGTAGATGGTTCATTTAAATATGTTGCTAGTAAGCCACAGGGAGTATTTGATGTATTACAAGCGCCTATTCAAGGAATTATAGGAGGAGCAGAGATAATAGCCTTTTTATTTATAGTAGGTGGTGCTTTTAATATAATTACAAAAACAAAGGCAATTGACTTTGGAATAGTTCGTATAGTTAATGTATTTAGAGGAAAGGAAATTTTAATAATACCAATAATATTCTTTATGTTCTCTTTAGGTGGAGGAATATTTGGGATGTCAGAAGAATCAATACCGTTTATTGCGATGATGGTACCGCTGACATTAGTATTAGGATACGATAGTATAGTAGCAGTAGCTATTACTTACTTGGCATGTAATATTGGATTTACAGCAGCAATGCTTAATCCATTTAATGTAGGTATAGCTCAGTCAATAGCAGAGATACCAATGTACTCAGGTATAGAGTATAGAACTATAGTATGGTTAGTATCAACAATTATAGCTGTAGCATTTGTTATGATATATGCTAGTAAAATAAAGAAAAATCAAAAACTAAGTCCTGTTTATGAGAGTGATCAGAAAAAACGTCAAAGTTTATCTAATTTTGAGAGTGAAGATGATAATTTCTTATTATCTCATAAAATAATATTATTTTTGATTGCAGCTTGTATGGGAATAATTATTTGGGGCGTATTAGCTAAAGGGTTTTGGATTCCACAAATAGCAGCAGTATTCTTAGCAACTGGTTTTTTAGCTGGTATAGTAGGAAAGTTAAGTCCAGATGAAATGGCAGATGCTTTCATATTAGGCGCAAAAGATATGATGGGTGCTGCAATTATGTTAGGGTTTGCAAGAGGTATAGTAATATTAGCTGAAAATGCTAGTATAATAGATACTATTTTATTTAATCTATCTCAAATCTTAGGAAGTATACCAGGAATTCTTGCAGCATATTTAATGTTGCCAATACAAATGTTTATAAACTTCTTTATAAGCTCAGGTTCAGGGCAAGCTGCATTAACTATGCCAATTCTTGCTCCACTTGGAGATTTAATAGGAATATCTCGTCAGTTAACTGTATTAATATTCCAATTTGGGGATGGATTCTCAAATGCAATGTTCCCAACATCAGGAATATTAATAGCTTGCTTAGGGATTGCAGGAATTCCTTATACGAAGTGGTTTAAGTGGATATTACCTTTACAAGGGATATTATTTGTACTAGGAATCGTATTTATAACAATAGCTAAAGTAATTGGATGGAATTAA
- the abc-f gene encoding ribosomal protection-like ABC-F family protein — translation MSQISINNLSFQYDTHGDDIFKNVSFCIDTDWKLGLIGRNGRGKTTFLKLLMGEYEYSGKISSSVNFEYFPMKDYIDNDIALEVVRNSIAPFTSWEKQMEEYIKIPEKMNEYGEILEKYTNNDGYIINELIEKEVNKIGLDTSILNENFNNLSSGEQTKLLLVGLFLRKNYFLLIDEPTNHLDVEGRETVAKYLSSKKGFIVVSHDRTFLDSIIDHVLSINKANIDVQKGNFSTWQFNKDREDDFEIRKNEKLQKDIKRLEKTAKQKSTWSHAIESTKKGNGPCDRGFIGHKAAKMMKRAKCIEARQNKAIEEKSNLLKNLDIVEKLEISLKENKEMSNGEYKKENVLEVHNLQIKYGNKKIFDKVSFDIKKGERVWVRGKNGSGKSSIIKLIIGEEINYSGYIKKVNKVSYISQETSYLKGSLDDYIKNENLNNIYVKSNLLKLGLEKIQFEKEISKWSEGQKKKLLIAKSLCEEADLYIWDEPLNFIDVISRMQIEDLILSKKPTMLFVEHDFSFGEKIATKIIEL, via the coding sequence GTGTCGCAAATAAGTATAAATAATTTAAGCTTTCAATATGATACACATGGAGACGATATTTTTAAAAATGTATCATTTTGTATAGATACGGACTGGAAACTAGGTCTAATTGGTCGTAATGGAAGAGGTAAAACAACTTTTTTAAAACTTCTAATGGGAGAGTATGAATATAGTGGTAAAATTTCTAGCAGTGTAAATTTTGAGTATTTTCCTATGAAAGATTATATTGATAATGATATAGCATTAGAGGTTGTTAGAAATTCAATAGCACCTTTTACAAGTTGGGAAAAACAGATGGAAGAGTATATAAAGATTCCAGAAAAAATGAATGAATATGGAGAAATTCTAGAAAAATATACTAATAATGATGGATATATAATAAATGAACTAATAGAAAAAGAAGTTAATAAAATAGGACTTGATACAAGTATACTTAATGAAAATTTTAATAACTTAAGTTCTGGAGAGCAAACTAAATTACTTTTAGTAGGTTTATTTTTAAGGAAAAATTACTTCTTGCTTATTGATGAACCAACGAATCATTTAGATGTAGAAGGTAGAGAAACTGTGGCAAAATATCTATCTAGTAAAAAAGGCTTTATAGTAGTATCTCATGATAGAACTTTTTTAGATTCTATAATTGACCATGTACTTTCAATAAATAAAGCTAATATAGATGTTCAAAAGGGTAATTTTTCAACATGGCAGTTTAATAAGGATAGAGAAGATGATTTTGAAATAAGAAAAAATGAAAAACTTCAAAAGGATATTAAAAGGCTTGAAAAGACTGCTAAGCAAAAATCAACATGGTCTCATGCAATAGAATCTACTAAAAAAGGAAATGGTCCATGTGACAGAGGGTTTATTGGTCATAAAGCAGCTAAAATGATGAAAAGAGCAAAGTGTATAGAAGCTCGTCAAAATAAAGCTATAGAAGAAAAATCAAATTTACTTAAAAATTTGGATATAGTAGAAAAGTTAGAGATATCTTTAAAGGAAAATAAAGAGATGTCTAATGGAGAATATAAAAAAGAAAATGTACTTGAAGTTCATAATTTACAAATTAAGTATGGAAATAAAAAAATATTTGATAAGGTAAGTTTTGATATTAAAAAAGGTGAAAGAGTTTGGGTTCGTGGTAAAAATGGAAGCGGTAAGTCTAGCATAATAAAGTTAATTATAGGTGAAGAGATTAATTATAGTGGATATATTAAAAAAGTTAATAAAGTATCGTATATTTCTCAAGAAACGTCTTATTTAAAAGGTAGCTTAGATGATTATATAAAAAATGAGAATCTAAATAATATATATGTAAAAAGTAATTTACTTAAACTAGGATTAGAAAAAATTCAATTTGAAAAAGAAATAAGTAAATGGAGTGAAGGACAAAAGAAAAAGTTACTTATAGCTAAAAGTTTATGTGAAGAAGCTGATTTATATATTTGGGACGAACCACTTAATTTTATAGATGTAATTTCTCGTATGCAAATAGAAGATCTTATTCTTAGTAAAAAACCTACAATGTTATTTGTAGAACATGATTTTTCTTTTGGCGAGAAAATAGCTACGAAGATAATTGAATTATAA
- a CDS encoding GerMN domain-containing protein, whose product MKKNIYFLATLLSCSLIFSACSNKDSKETSDKNINQDQSSQVEVISPDYITSDDQESSEVIATIYVSDVESDSIVDKKVKVKEITSECLLDELKNENIITSETTINEFTTYEDSDEELIGVLNLSKEFYDFNLGSGFEYMMINSVAKTYIENFNLDKFKILVDGEEYESGHISIDKDEYFTKDSLK is encoded by the coding sequence TTGAAAAAAAATATTTACTTTTTAGCAACCTTATTATCTTGTAGTTTAATATTCTCAGCTTGCTCAAACAAAGACTCTAAGGAAACTTCAGATAAAAATATAAATCAAGATCAATCATCTCAAGTTGAAGTGATTTCACCAGACTACATTACTAGTGATGATCAAGAATCTTCTGAAGTAATTGCAACTATTTATGTTTCTGATGTTGAAAGCGATTCAATAGTTGATAAAAAAGTTAAAGTAAAAGAAATAACATCTGAATGTCTTTTAGATGAACTAAAAAATGAAAATATAATTACATCTGAAACAACTATCAACGAATTTACCACTTATGAAGATAGTGATGAAGAACTAATTGGTGTACTTAATTTATCAAAAGAGTTTTATGACTTTAATTTAGGATCTGGATTTGAATACATGATGATTAACTCTGTTGCTAAAACTTACATAGAAAATTTCAATTTAGACAAATTTAAAATTTTAGTAGACGGTGAAGAATATGAAAGTGGACATATATCTATAGATAAAGATGAATACTTTACAAAAGACTCTTTAAAGTAA
- a CDS encoding BCCT family transporter, whose product MKNVIKSLRSNITYYSTILISLVVLIWGVVFTDSFKSFFDSAYKFATENFSWYFMILMAFFFLFSIYLLFSKYKNVKLGADDSKPEFSNISWFAMLFSAGIGIGLVFWGVAEPLTHYLNPIGIEGASKEAVRFAFRKSFLHWGISAWACYALLALVIGYMHFRKGKPILLSSVLIPLIGEKGAKGIIGKIIDILTIFVTIAGIITSLGMGILQINSGLNYLFGVPETKFIQIFIIAIMTVLFLVSATTGVKKGIKILSNLNLGIAVLFFIGAFMLVPKLDLFNNFIASIGGYAQALTIDKFNIFAKGEWHSKWTIFYWAWWIAWAPFVAIFIARVSKGRTIKEFIKGVLLVPAGFCMIWFLVFGTLGISAPVDVAVEAIQKTETALFVILNEFNETGLIMSMIAIVLLFTFFVTSADSATYVLSVIASDGILSPKNSRKIVLGVTQSLLTIAFLFAGGFDMIQTATIVMALPFGIIIFGSVIAFVKEIRHENIDEVNEAYNEDNKIYREEKAFKGGVIDYERSSIK is encoded by the coding sequence ATGAAAAATGTAATCAAGTCTTTAAGGAGTAACATAACCTACTATTCAACAATCCTTATCTCTTTGGTAGTACTAATATGGGGAGTAGTTTTTACTGATAGTTTTAAATCTTTTTTTGATAGTGCATATAAATTTGCAACAGAAAATTTTTCATGGTACTTTATGATATTAATGGCTTTTTTCTTTTTATTTAGTATTTATTTATTATTTAGTAAATATAAAAATGTTAAACTTGGAGCAGACGATTCTAAACCGGAGTTTTCAAATATTTCTTGGTTTGCAATGCTTTTTAGTGCGGGAATAGGTATAGGTCTAGTGTTCTGGGGAGTTGCAGAACCTCTAACACATTATTTAAATCCAATTGGAATAGAAGGTGCAAGTAAGGAAGCAGTAAGATTTGCATTTAGAAAGTCATTTTTACACTGGGGAATTTCAGCATGGGCTTGTTATGCATTACTCGCTCTTGTCATTGGGTATATGCACTTCAGAAAAGGAAAGCCAATTCTTTTAAGCTCAGTTCTAATACCTTTAATAGGAGAAAAAGGTGCTAAAGGTATTATTGGAAAAATCATTGACATATTAACTATTTTTGTAACTATAGCAGGTATTATTACATCTTTGGGGATGGGTATTTTACAAATAAATAGTGGATTAAATTATTTATTTGGAGTTCCTGAGACAAAGTTTATACAAATATTCATAATTGCTATAATGACAGTTCTTTTCTTAGTTTCAGCAACAACAGGTGTTAAAAAAGGTATAAAAATATTATCAAATTTAAATTTAGGAATAGCAGTACTATTTTTTATAGGAGCATTTATGTTAGTTCCTAAATTAGATTTATTTAATAACTTTATTGCCAGTATTGGAGGATATGCTCAAGCACTAACTATTGACAAATTTAATATATTTGCAAAAGGTGAATGGCATTCTAAATGGACAATATTTTACTGGGCTTGGTGGATTGCATGGGCTCCATTTGTTGCTATTTTCATAGCAAGAGTATCAAAAGGTAGAACTATAAAAGAGTTTATAAAAGGAGTATTATTAGTACCAGCAGGATTTTGTATGATTTGGTTCTTAGTATTTGGAACGCTAGGAATATCAGCTCCAGTAGATGTTGCAGTAGAAGCTATACAAAAAACAGAAACTGCACTTTTTGTAATATTAAATGAGTTCAATGAAACTGGATTAATAATGAGTATGATAGCTATAGTTTTATTGTTTACATTCTTTGTAACATCAGCAGATTCAGCAACATACGTATTATCTGTAATTGCAAGTGACGGAATATTATCACCTAAAAATTCAAGAAAAATAGTTTTAGGAGTAACACAAAGTTTACTTACAATAGCATTCTTATTTGCAGGTGGATTTGATATGATTCAAACTGCAACGATTGTAATGGCATTACCATTTGGTATAATTATATTCGGTAGTGTAATAGCATTTGTCAAAGAAATAAGGCATGAAAATATTGATGAGGTAAATGAAGCATATAACGAGGATAATAAAATATACAGAGAAGAGAAAGCTTTTAAAGGTGGAGTAATTGATTATGAAAGAAGCTCTATTAAATAA